The Alistipes megaguti sequence CTATGACGTCAACACGCTCTATTTGGCTGCAGAGAATCTTGATGAAACCGGAGAACTGAAAGCATCACTCTTTATTTACGACATTTCGGACAATTCGTCGGCTCGCTTGCTTTTTGAAGACCATCGCATCGGCGGCTCCGTCAAGCAACTGCTTTATAAGGGGAATGGCAAGGAATACGAATCTGTCGTAACAGAAGAGTCCATCCTGCGTAAATTCATGCGATAATCTAAAACACAAAACGGGCGGATGCAAATCCGTCCCGTTTTTATCATCATAATGGACGCAATTATTCGCTGCCACAATCTCACACACTGGTACGGAGACAGGCAAATCTACGAAAATTTGAGTTTCGAAGTTCCTCAAGGCCGCATATTAGGACTATTGGGAAAAAACGGAACCGGGAAAACCACAACAATCAATATATTAAACGGATATCTCAAGCCTCGCAAGGGAGAATGTACGATCTTCGGAGAAAATGTGCGGACAATGAGACCTCAAACTCGATCCCGCATAGCTTTGTTGATTGAAGGACATGTTCAGTATGCATTCATGACAATCGAAGAAATAGAGCGCTTTTATGCCGGTTTTTTCCCGCAATGGAACAAAGATGCATACTATGAACTCATGGAAATGCTGAAAGTCGCACCCCGACAACGGATCTCCAGTATGTCGTGCGGACAACGTTCTCAGGTTGCTCTGGGACTTATATTGGCACAAAATGCAGATTTGCTGATTCTTGATGATTTCTCAATGGGGCTCGATCCGGGATACAGACGTCTTTTTGTTGAATATCTGCGCGAATATGCAAAAAACGGAAACAGAACTGTTTTCCTTACCTCGCACATCATACAAGACATGGAAAATCTGATTGACGACTGCATCATAATGGATTACGGTAAGATCCTTACACAGATACCCGTACAGGAATTATTATCCAAATTTCATCGATATACGTTTTCAGTCCATAAAGGATATAAACTCCCGGACTTACCGGGATTCCATCACCCTTCGGTTGTTGGAACCAGAGGTGAACTCTACTCATTTGAACAACCGGATGAGGTGTGGCATGAACTCAAAAGGTCTGGAGTCTCATATACAGAACCAAATTGTCAGTCGCTAACCCTGGAAGACGCCTTTATCGGCCTGACTGGGAAATATTAAAAAATGAGAAAATCAATCTTAAGCAAGGAATGGATTAAACTCCGCCGCATCTATCCTCTGATATGCCTTGCAATACTGCTCGTTACGCTCTATATTTTGTTGCGTATCGGACGAATGGTGCTATTTGGTGGCGCAGAAATGGTTTGGAGATCCATTC is a genomic window containing:
- a CDS encoding ABC transporter ATP-binding protein, whose protein sequence is MDAIIRCHNLTHWYGDRQIYENLSFEVPQGRILGLLGKNGTGKTTTINILNGYLKPRKGECTIFGENVRTMRPQTRSRIALLIEGHVQYAFMTIEEIERFYAGFFPQWNKDAYYELMEMLKVAPRQRISSMSCGQRSQVALGLILAQNADLLILDDFSMGLDPGYRRLFVEYLREYAKNGNRTVFLTSHIIQDMENLIDDCIIMDYGKILTQIPVQELLSKFHRYTFSVHKGYKLPDLPGFHHPSVVGTRGELYSFEQPDEVWHELKRSGVSYTEPNCQSLTLEDAFIGLTGKY